The Paenibacillus sp. FSL H7-0357 nucleotide sequence CCCGGGACCGCTGAACAGCAGATGAAGCGTATTGTTCTCAAGTGCAGAGCGCCCGCAGATTACAATCCGTGTACAAACCTGCTCTCCAAAGTCCATCCCGTCAAACACAAGAGAGACATTGTTCCCGATGCCTTCGATAGCGGTCTCCGTAACGTTGAAGGTGTCTCCGTATAGCCGGCTGTTCTCAAGAGCGGTGAGCCGCTCGTAGGCTTTGCGCTTGTGGACAAAGCGGAACCCTTTCAGGTGTATCTTCCGCCGCAGGACAAACGAGAGGGAAGTGATACCCGTCAAACGTTTGGGCAGCTTGTAGGTTTCCTCCTGATATACATTCCATTGTGACGGCTTCTGGTAGGTTACGATAGACAGCAGCCCGGCCCCCGGCTCTCCAGAAATGCCTTCCCAAATTTCAATCGGGAACTCTTCGCCGTCCAGGGAGAAAATAGGAAGAATGATCTCATCCGCCCCATAGTCGCCGAAATCAATCCGTTCGAAACAGATCCGGCTCTCCCCTTCCCGCGCCGTTGCAACGCCGCGATCGTTGCCGTTGGTCAGGTTAAGGCTGGCGCCGCTGTGATAGCCGGCGGATATAAACTCATAGGGGTCCAGATAAGCTTGGCCGAGCCCGGTGAGCTTGAATTCCATTTGCGAATAGAGCCGAATCCCCTCAGCACCGTTGGTAGTGCCACAGCGAATGTACACATCCCCATCTCCAAGACCGGTAATGACTGCTTCATGACCATCCGCCTCAATAGTCGCTATATTGGCATCTATCCCTCCGGCATTGGTAATGCGCCATTCTACATCCTGAAAGGTAGCATTCTCCGGATGAAGCTTCACACGAACTGGAAGCGCAGGATGCTCCGCAGTAAGGACATTGCCCTCGGGACAGATCAGTTCCAGCTTGCGAACAGGAATTTCCGCAGCCACCCTGCTTTGAATTTCTTCCGGTTCTTCCCTTGCCTCCAAAGGACAGTCCGCATAAAGGCATAACCCGTCTTCCGCAGCAGTTCCATGCTCCGGTGCTGCGGACTGCAGCACAAGCCCGGCGGAAGGCATTTCCGGTGAAGAAGCACGCAGGATGATCGTGCCCGTCTCCCGGGTGCCGGCAATCACAGCGAGCAGCTTGCCGCTGAACATCTTGCGGCTTACACCTTTGTATGGATCGTAGTCCGTGCTGTCGCCATTATCCAGACCAACCAGACGTCCGGGGCCTTCTATACTAAGGCTAACCCGGTTATTGGCGTTTGCCACCGGAAGACCTTCCTTGTCAGCTGCGGTAATCGTAACAAAGATCAGGTCCTCACCATCAGCCGTAATTTGCAGCTTATCGGGAGTCAGGACCAGAGAGGCGGCATCACCAAAGGAGGATTGCTGCTCCGTAGCGATCACATTGCCCAGACCATCATAGGCAACGGCACGGAGGACTCCCGGAGCATAAGGCAGCTGCCATTCTCCAAGCAGCTTGTGGTCATTGACATGATCGATGTCATAGGTGCCTTGGGATACGTCATTGAAGAACAGCTCAATCCGCGGCGCATTCGAGCAAACCCGGACATCAATGAGCTGCCCCCCCGAGAAGTCCCAGTACGGGAAAATATGGATCATCGGATGGGTTCTGTAATCCGTCCATTCCGCCTGATAAATGTAATAAGCATCCTTCGGAAACCCTGCCGTGTCCAATTGTCCGAAGTAGGAGTTTTTGGTGAAGTACGGAGTCGGCTCTCCTATATAATCGAAGCCGGTCCACAGAAACTGTCCGAGTGAATAGCTG carries:
- a CDS encoding glycoside hydrolase family 2 TIM barrel-domain containing protein — protein: MSIKRKLNAGWHFSKQPLHSELAKVAADADWMPVSLPHDWLIYNTQGLYENGEGWYRKILTLDEVPAHSRLSLRFEGVYMNSTLYVNGHVAGEWKYGYSTFEFDITPYLIEGDNTIHMRVIHESPNSRWYSGAGIYRSVWLKTYPKTHIAPDGIYIAARHAGGEAWTVDVDCELQVEEGAETSGLKLRHIILDAGGTAIAHGESAIPAQGGGLIVHAHSRLTVDRPVLWDIGNPCLYTVQTELLDQDEVTEEERQSFGFRRVELDSERGFFLNGNHVKIYGVCQHHDLGCLGAAVNKAALRRQFVLLQDMGVNAIRTAHNMPAVELMELADEMGMLIVSEAFDMWERSKTPYDYARFFPEWWKKDVASWVRRDRNHPSLIMWSIGNEIYDTHADARGQEVTRQLQDEVLSHDPRGNAFVTIGSNYMPWENAQKCADIVKVVGYNYGEKYYDRQHQEHPDWIIYGSETCSTVQSRGIYHFPLAQSVLADDDQQCSSLGNSSTSWGAKSTEACITADRDASYSLGQFLWTGFDYIGEPTPYFTKNSYFGQLDTAGFPKDAYYIYQAEWTDYRTHPMIHIFPYWDFSGGQLIDVRVCSNAPRIELFFNDVSQGTYDIDHVNDHKLLGEWQLPYAPGVLRAVAYDGLGNVIATEQQSSFGDAASLVLTPDKLQITADGEDLIFVTITAADKEGLPVANANNRVSLSIEGPGRLVGLDNGDSTDYDPYKGVSRKMFSGKLLAVIAGTRETGTIILRASSPEMPSAGLVLQSAAPEHGTAAEDGLCLYADCPLEAREEPEEIQSRVAAEIPVRKLELICPEGNVLTAEHPALPVRVKLHPENATFQDVEWRITNAGGIDANIATIEADGHEAVITGLGDGDVYIRCGTTNGAEGIRLYSQMEFKLTGLGQAYLDPYEFISAGYHSGASLNLTNGNDRGVATAREGESRICFERIDFGDYGADEIILPIFSLDGEEFPIEIWEGISGEPGAGLLSIVTYQKPSQWNVYQEETYKLPKRLTGITSLSFVLRRKIHLKGFRFVHKRKAYERLTALENSRLYGDTFNVTETAIEGIGNNVSLVFDGMDFGEQVCTRIVICGRSALENNTLHLLFSGPGGESKQLVEFAGSDGYTEREFILEPVSGSRTVTFLFLPGSQFDFQWFQFRPSAD